One part of the Lachnospiraceae bacterium JLR.KK002 genome encodes these proteins:
- a CDS encoding methyl-accepting chemotaxis protein has translation MKSIRTKITLSLILTVLIGLVTSGTSSIMLNYNNTMSTVEHMMSQTAVLAAGRAQQELAAYKNVVMEVGCIPQLSDPEVPVEEKQAIIDERVSMHGFQRGNIVGADGISIFDGNDYSDREYVRQAMDGNIFVSEPLISKITGELSIMVAAPLYDGGNYGESIVGVVYFVPHETFLNDIVSAIQLGENSRAYMINKSGNTIADITLDTITVQNIEAEAQNDSSLKELAAIHAEMRQGKNGFGEYTSGEYTSGEDKMFAAYAPVLDTDGWSIAVTAPQLNYLASTRDAMVINIAVIVVSILLSVIVALTLALNIGKPMKACVNRMKLLVEGDLDTPMPRINNRDETGVLVKSTEALVEGLCTVINDISYLLNEMANQNLDVHTEHEEVYVGSFRNILLSMRNMRVELSGAMRQVNHSAEEVANASNQLSSSAQTLSQGTTEQASSVQELAARVSVISEEVKNTASGALDVRGQTHQTGEEVFLCNQKMQNLVDAMEKIQSSSEEIEKILKTIDDIAFQTNILALNAAVEAARAGSAGKGFSVVAEEVRSLAGKSAQAAKNTSELIANSTDAVHIGTEIAQNTANVLLGVVNSIQSVVDSIDHIAIVSNEQSESVEQVSEGINQISVVVQSNSATAEEGAAASEQLSAEAACLKELVEQFTLASE, from the coding sequence ATGAAAAGCATTCGAACCAAAATCACTTTAAGTCTTATTCTGACGGTTCTGATTGGGCTGGTTACATCCGGAACTTCAAGCATCATGCTGAACTATAACAATACCATGTCCACAGTGGAACATATGATGAGCCAGACTGCAGTTCTGGCGGCAGGACGGGCGCAGCAGGAGCTGGCGGCATATAAGAACGTGGTCATGGAAGTCGGGTGTATTCCGCAGCTATCAGACCCGGAAGTGCCGGTGGAAGAAAAACAGGCCATTATCGACGAGCGCGTTTCCATGCATGGTTTTCAGAGAGGAAACATTGTGGGCGCGGATGGTATCAGTATCTTTGATGGAAATGATTACTCAGACCGTGAATATGTGCGGCAGGCCATGGACGGGAATATTTTTGTGTCAGAGCCTTTAATCAGCAAGATTACAGGTGAACTGTCCATTATGGTGGCAGCGCCTTTATATGACGGAGGAAATTATGGAGAATCCATTGTGGGCGTCGTATATTTTGTTCCCCACGAGACTTTTCTGAACGATATTGTATCCGCTATTCAGCTTGGTGAAAACAGCAGAGCTTACATGATTAATAAATCCGGCAACACAATTGCAGATATTACGCTTGATACCATTACGGTTCAGAATATAGAAGCGGAGGCACAGAACGACTCTTCACTGAAGGAACTGGCAGCGATTCATGCCGAAATGCGCCAGGGGAAAAACGGATTCGGAGAATATACAAGCGGAGAATATACAAGCGGAGAAGATAAGATGTTTGCGGCCTATGCCCCTGTGCTGGATACGGACGGCTGGAGTATTGCAGTGACCGCACCTCAGCTTAATTATCTGGCGTCCACGCGGGATGCAATGGTTATCAACATTGCAGTAATCGTGGTTTCCATACTGCTTTCCGTTATTGTTGCTCTGACCCTGGCACTCAATATCGGTAAACCGATGAAAGCCTGTGTAAACCGCATGAAGCTCCTGGTAGAGGGCGATTTGGACACGCCAATGCCCAGGATTAACAACAGAGATGAAACAGGCGTGCTTGTGAAATCCACCGAAGCCCTGGTAGAAGGGCTGTGCACGGTTATCAACGATATCAGTTATCTGCTCAACGAGATGGCAAACCAGAATCTGGATGTCCATACGGAACATGAAGAAGTATATGTGGGCAGTTTTCGGAATATTCTGCTCTCCATGCGGAATATGAGAGTGGAACTGAGCGGCGCCATGCGTCAGGTAAACCATTCTGCCGAGGAGGTGGCGAATGCCAGCAACCAGTTATCCTCAAGTGCGCAGACACTCAGCCAGGGAACTACGGAACAGGCCAGCTCGGTACAGGAACTGGCAGCGCGGGTCAGCGTGATTTCTGAAGAAGTTAAAAATACAGCCAGCGGAGCGCTGGATGTGAGAGGCCAGACCCATCAGACCGGCGAAGAAGTATTCCTGTGTAATCAGAAAATGCAGAATCTGGTAGATGCCATGGAAAAGATTCAGAGCAGTTCCGAGGAAATTGAAAAGATTCTTAAGACAATAGACGATATTGCATTCCAGACCAATATACTTGCGCTGAATGCAGCAGTGGAGGCAGCCAGAGCGGGAAGTGCGGGAAAGGGATTTTCTGTTGTTGCCGAGGAAGTACGCAGTCTTGCCGGTAAATCTGCGCAGGCGGCTAAAAATACATCGGAACTTATTGCCAATTCTACGGATGCGGTACATATCGGTACGGAAATTGCTCAAAATACAGCAAATGTCCTGCTGGGCGTCGTAAACAGTATTCAGTCTGTGGTTGATTCCATAGACCATATTGCAATCGTATCCAATGAGCAGTCAGAGTCGGTTGAGCAGGTTTCCGAAGGTATCAATCAGATTTCGGTTGTTGTACAGAGCAACAGTGCTACCGCCGAGGAAGGAGCAGCCGCCAGTGAACAGCTTTCCGCTGAGGCTGCCTGTCTGAAAGAACTGGTAGAACAGTTTACCCTTGCTTCAGAATAG
- the ilvC gene encoding ketol-acid reductoisomerase produces MAKIFYQEDCNLSLLEGKTIAIIGYGSQGHAHALNLKESGCNVIIGLYKGSKSWAKAEAQGFEVLTADEAAKKADIIMILINDELQADMYKRDIEPNLEAGNMLMFAHGFNIHFGAIVPPKDVDVTMVAPKGPGHTVRSEYQEGKGVPCLVAVEQDATGKAQDLALAYALGIGGARAGVLETTFRTETETDLFGEQAVLCGGVCALMQAGFETLVEAGYDARNAYFECIHEMKLIVDLIYQSGFEGMRYSISNTAEYGDYITGPKIITEDTKKAMKKILSDIQDGTFAKDFLLDMSPAGRQVHFKAMRKLAAEHPAEAVGKEVRKLYSWNNEDDKLINN; encoded by the coding sequence ATGGCAAAAATATTTTATCAGGAAGACTGTAACCTTTCTTTACTGGAAGGAAAGACAATTGCGATTATCGGGTATGGCAGCCAGGGACATGCCCATGCATTAAATTTAAAGGAATCCGGATGCAACGTGATTATCGGACTGTATAAGGGAAGCAAATCCTGGGCAAAAGCAGAGGCACAGGGCTTTGAGGTACTTACCGCAGACGAGGCAGCGAAGAAAGCAGATATCATTATGATTCTCATTAACGATGAACTGCAGGCTGATATGTATAAGAGAGATATCGAGCCCAATCTGGAAGCAGGCAATATGCTGATGTTTGCCCATGGATTTAATATCCATTTCGGAGCAATTGTACCTCCGAAAGATGTGGATGTTACCATGGTTGCACCGAAGGGGCCCGGACATACCGTAAGAAGCGAGTATCAGGAAGGAAAAGGCGTTCCCTGTCTGGTTGCAGTGGAACAGGATGCTACCGGAAAAGCACAGGATCTTGCGCTGGCATATGCACTGGGAATCGGCGGAGCAAGGGCCGGAGTTCTTGAGACGACTTTCCGTACGGAAACAGAGACAGACCTGTTTGGTGAACAGGCAGTGCTGTGCGGCGGTGTCTGCGCGCTGATGCAGGCAGGTTTTGAAACGCTGGTGGAAGCAGGATACGATGCGAGAAATGCATATTTTGAATGTATTCATGAGATGAAGCTGATTGTGGATTTGATTTACCAGTCCGGATTTGAAGGAATGAGATATTCCATTTCCAATACTGCCGAATATGGTGATTACATTACAGGGCCGAAGATTATCACAGAAGATACCAAAAAGGCCATGAAGAAAATCCTGTCAGATATTCAGGATGGAACGTTTGCAAAAGATTTCCTGCTGGATATGTCTCCGGCAGGACGCCAGGTTCACTTCAAGGCAATGCGTAAGCTGGCAGCAGAACATCCCGCTGAGGCAGTAGGCAAGGAAGTGCGTAAACTCTATAGCTGGAACAACGAAGATGATAAACTGATTAACAATTAA
- a CDS encoding YwqG family protein, with protein MNWEEAREIIEELKKRTRTYAYSLVIDPETKPDLSDSKFGGLPWWDMEKEYPTDSEGRKLMLLAQINLEQMFWNPEGDELLPETGMLQFFIALDDVYGMDFDEQDAQKNFRVVYHETVNEQVTEEQVRSLGIPSCTDDNPDEFSPIFREVALKITGEQVFMGGEDYRFVTLFRDIAQEKFGKQCEGQSLYQILDGEARKKVWEEFSNENHWLLGYPYFTQTDPREYEERYRYYDTLLFQMDSDYGGDEDYILWGDAGVANFFINREDLKKKDFSKVLYNWDCC; from the coding sequence ATGAACTGGGAAGAAGCCAGAGAAATCATAGAAGAATTAAAAAAGAGAACCAGGACTTATGCATATTCCCTGGTCATTGACCCCGAAACGAAACCGGATTTGTCGGACAGTAAGTTCGGCGGCCTGCCCTGGTGGGATATGGAGAAAGAATATCCCACAGACAGCGAAGGCAGGAAACTGATGCTCCTGGCCCAGATTAATCTGGAGCAGATGTTTTGGAATCCGGAGGGGGACGAGCTGCTCCCGGAAACGGGAATGCTGCAGTTTTTTATCGCATTGGATGATGTATACGGGATGGATTTTGATGAACAGGATGCCCAGAAGAATTTCAGGGTGGTTTATCATGAGACCGTAAATGAACAGGTGACGGAAGAACAGGTCAGAAGTCTGGGAATTCCGTCATGTACAGATGATAATCCGGATGAATTTTCGCCCATCTTCAGGGAAGTGGCTCTGAAAATAACCGGAGAACAGGTGTTTATGGGAGGAGAAGATTATCGGTTTGTCACGCTCTTTCGGGATATTGCTCAGGAAAAATTCGGAAAACAGTGTGAAGGCCAGTCCCTGTATCAGATTCTGGACGGTGAGGCCCGGAAAAAAGTATGGGAAGAATTTTCAAACGAAAATCACTGGCTGCTGGGCTATCCTTATTTTACCCAGACAGACCCAAGAGAGTATGAGGAAAGGTATCGCTATTACGATACCCTGCTGTTCCAGATGGATTCCGATTACGGCGGGGATGAGGATTATATTTTATGGGGAGACGCAGGGGTGGCCAATTTCTTTATTAACCGGGAAGATTTGAAAAAGAAGGATTTCAGCAAAGTCCTGTACAACTGGGATTGCTGTTAA
- a CDS encoding extracellular solute-binding protein, which produces MKKKWIMTAAIIILAALTGGCQNKSSGSRKTETSDNRQETTDTKQEGVVDLLVWGGEEDEALLQEMFTDFQEAYKDQAEFEITFVAESESTCKDTLMKDLEEGADVFAFADDQLNTLVAAGALEPVEQAEQIKAANSPESVAAASVGDTLYAYPMTADNGYFFYYNKKYFSPEDVASLDKMLEIAAANNKKITMDWSSAWYVYTFFGNTGLEVGLNEDGITNYCTWNGTEGPVKGVDVAKAMADLAAHPGFALLSDSDFMTGVQNGSVIAGINGVWNAVGVEKAWGNDYGAAKLPVYNCGETQIQMASFSGYKLAGVNAYSRHHDWAEKLAEWITREENQRIRFEKRGQGPSNIKVAESEEIHASPAITALLEQSEFSCLQRIGGNYWEPVTEFAGKLAEGNPQGEDLQTLLDKMVEGITAQ; this is translated from the coding sequence ATGAAGAAAAAATGGATTATGACGGCTGCCATAATTATTCTGGCAGCACTGACCGGTGGATGTCAGAACAAATCCTCCGGCAGCAGGAAAACAGAAACTTCTGACAACCGGCAGGAAACCACCGATACAAAGCAGGAAGGCGTCGTAGACCTGCTTGTATGGGGAGGAGAAGAAGACGAAGCACTCTTACAGGAAATGTTTACAGACTTTCAGGAGGCATACAAAGACCAGGCAGAATTTGAAATTACTTTCGTAGCGGAAAGTGAATCAACCTGTAAAGATACTCTGATGAAAGATCTGGAAGAAGGGGCAGATGTATTTGCCTTTGCAGATGATCAGCTGAACACACTGGTAGCTGCCGGAGCATTGGAGCCTGTGGAACAGGCAGAACAGATAAAGGCGGCGAACTCCCCGGAATCGGTGGCGGCAGCCTCAGTGGGCGATACCCTGTATGCATATCCCATGACAGCGGATAACGGGTATTTTTTTTATTATAACAAAAAATATTTTTCTCCGGAGGACGTGGCTTCCCTGGATAAAATGCTGGAAATTGCAGCGGCAAATAATAAGAAGATTACCATGGACTGGTCCTCTGCCTGGTATGTATATACTTTCTTTGGAAATACGGGGCTGGAGGTAGGGCTGAACGAAGACGGGATTACCAATTACTGTACCTGGAACGGAACAGAAGGCCCTGTGAAAGGTGTGGACGTTGCAAAGGCAATGGCAGACCTGGCAGCCCATCCGGGATTTGCGCTGCTGAGCGACAGTGATTTTATGACAGGTGTGCAGAACGGCAGCGTAATAGCAGGGATTAATGGCGTATGGAATGCGGTAGGCGTGGAAAAAGCCTGGGGAAATGATTACGGAGCCGCAAAACTTCCGGTCTATAACTGCGGAGAAACGCAGATTCAGATGGCCTCTTTTTCCGGATATAAACTGGCCGGGGTCAATGCTTATTCCAGACATCATGACTGGGCAGAAAAACTGGCGGAGTGGATTACCAGAGAGGAGAACCAGAGAATCCGTTTTGAAAAGCGGGGACAGGGCCCTTCCAATATAAAAGTGGCGGAATCAGAGGAAATTCATGCTTCACCGGCAATTACCGCCCTGCTGGAACAGTCAGAATTTTCCTGCCTGCAGCGGATTGGCGGCAATTACTGGGAGCCGGTAACCGAATTTGCCGGGAAACTGGCTGAGGGGAATCCGCAGGGAGAAGATTTACAGACATTGCTGGATAAAATGGTGGAAGGAATCACTGCCCAATAA
- the leuC gene encoding 3-isopropylmalate dehydratase large subunit, producing MGMTMTQKILAAAAGLPEVKAGQLIEAELDLVLGNDITAPVAIHEMDKFTTEGVFHKDRIALVMDHFVPNKDIKSAQHCKCVREFACKHDITNYFDVGEMGIEHALLPEQGLTVAGDVIIGADSHTCTYGALGAFSTGVGSTDMAAGMATGKAWFKVPSAIKFNLTGKLPRWVSGKDVILHIIGMIGVDGALYKSMEFTGDGIGSLSMDDRFTIANMAIEAGGKNGIFPVDEKAVAYMKEHSDREFRIYEADEDAEYEETYTIDLSTLKPTVAFPHLPENTKTIDQVGDIAIDQVVIGSCTNGRLDDLRTAAEILKGKKVAKGVRCIVIPATQRIYLDAMEEGLIRTFIESGAIVSTPTCGPCLGGYMGILAEGERCVSTTNRNFVGRMGHVDSEIYLASPAVAAASAVTGNISAPAKQEGK from the coding sequence ATGGGAATGACGATGACGCAGAAAATTCTGGCAGCAGCAGCGGGCCTTCCGGAAGTAAAGGCAGGGCAGCTGATAGAAGCGGAACTGGATCTGGTGCTGGGAAATGACATTACCGCACCGGTGGCGATTCATGAAATGGATAAGTTTACAACAGAAGGTGTATTTCATAAAGACAGGATTGCTCTGGTTATGGACCATTTTGTGCCCAATAAGGATATCAAATCCGCACAGCACTGTAAATGTGTCCGGGAATTTGCCTGCAAACATGATATTACCAATTATTTTGATGTGGGAGAAATGGGAATTGAGCACGCCCTTCTTCCTGAACAGGGACTTACTGTGGCAGGGGACGTGATTATCGGCGCAGATTCTCACACCTGTACCTATGGGGCGCTGGGCGCCTTTTCCACAGGAGTGGGAAGTACGGACATGGCAGCGGGAATGGCTACCGGAAAGGCATGGTTCAAGGTTCCTTCCGCCATTAAATTCAACCTTACCGGCAAGCTGCCCCGATGGGTCAGCGGAAAAGACGTGATTCTGCATATTATCGGTATGATTGGCGTAGACGGAGCTTTATATAAATCCATGGAATTCACCGGAGACGGTATTGGCAGCCTGTCCATGGACGACCGGTTTACCATTGCAAATATGGCTATTGAAGCAGGAGGAAAGAACGGCATTTTCCCGGTGGATGAGAAAGCAGTTGCCTATATGAAAGAACATTCTGACAGGGAATTCAGGATATACGAGGCAGATGAGGATGCGGAATACGAAGAAACATATACCATTGATTTAAGTACCCTGAAACCTACCGTGGCATTTCCCCATTTACCGGAAAATACAAAAACCATTGACCAGGTGGGAGACATTGCCATTGACCAGGTTGTGATTGGCTCCTGTACCAACGGACGGCTGGATGATCTGCGCACAGCGGCGGAAATATTAAAGGGAAAGAAAGTGGCAAAGGGAGTGCGCTGTATCGTAATTCCGGCCACCCAGCGGATTTATCTGGATGCAATGGAAGAAGGACTTATCCGAACGTTTATAGAATCCGGCGCCATTGTAAGCACACCTACCTGCGGACCGTGTCTTGGAGGTTACATGGGCATTCTGGCAGAGGGAGAACGCTGTGTGTCCACCACCAACCGCAATTTCGTAGGACGTATGGGACATGTGGATTCCGAAATATATCTTGCAAGTCCGGCAGTAGCCGCAGCCAGTGCGGTAACCGGTAACATTTCAGCACCAGCAAAACAGGAGGGAAAATAA
- a CDS encoding methyl-accepting chemotaxis protein, producing the protein MKKTLSIKYLLMLPVALLGIVAVISNALAVNNIRNVNNNAADISDNYMMGKSALEEIHQDVQTIHRLALSHIVATDYQTMITVVSQIKEKEAALDGKLEQYSEYVTENDNTAYQNLLENYDSFKHALVLLVCASADRKTAEAYGCANGDVAAFGTAMEENVNELNQSVNQRTALARKQLESVYKTSMLISVISVTICILLILTTVVVIVRRVVTPITHAEKEISDIIRDIDTAQGDLTRRITIVSNDEISALGMGINTFMEKLQNILHVIQGSSRKIDDVTGEVLERTRTSNASATDLSALAEELSATIQQVANNASLINASAEEMKRDVTEMAEECNEINEYSMKMKERADTMEHSAQTNMNTTGAKVKEILEVLNEAIKESKSVDQVNSLTNDILEISAQTNLLALNASIEAARAGEAGRGFGVVADEIRQLADSSRETANHIQEINGIVIHAVHNLSEHAQNLVNYMNESILVEFREFVNSGKQYKSDADYIKHNMDDFNEKTDKLLTAMVEIADSIATITRAIDEGVTGISGVARSTQALVQDMETITSRMDINQEIVGELQKETDVFTNL; encoded by the coding sequence ATGAAGAAAACGCTCAGTATTAAATATCTTTTAATGCTGCCCGTTGCACTGCTTGGAATTGTGGCAGTTATATCCAATGCACTGGCAGTAAACAACATCAGGAATGTGAACAATAATGCTGCAGACATTTCTGATAATTATATGATGGGAAAGTCTGCTCTGGAAGAAATCCACCAGGATGTGCAGACCATACACCGGCTGGCATTGTCCCATATTGTGGCCACCGATTATCAGACCATGATTACTGTGGTCAGTCAGATAAAAGAAAAAGAAGCCGCGCTGGACGGGAAGCTGGAACAATACAGTGAATATGTGACGGAAAATGATAACACTGCTTATCAGAACCTGCTGGAAAATTATGATTCTTTCAAACATGCACTGGTACTTCTTGTATGTGCCAGCGCCGACAGAAAAACGGCGGAAGCCTATGGCTGTGCGAACGGCGATGTGGCAGCTTTTGGAACCGCCATGGAAGAAAATGTGAATGAACTGAATCAGTCTGTCAACCAGCGGACTGCTCTGGCCAGAAAGCAGCTGGAGTCCGTATATAAAACATCCATGCTGATCAGCGTGATTTCCGTCACTATCTGTATCCTGCTGATACTGACGACAGTTGTTGTAATTGTGCGGAGAGTGGTAACTCCCATTACCCATGCGGAAAAAGAAATTTCTGATATCATCCGTGATATTGACACTGCTCAGGGAGACCTGACCAGACGTATTACCATTGTGTCTAACGATGAAATTTCAGCCCTTGGGATGGGAATTAATACGTTTATGGAAAAGCTGCAGAATATCCTCCATGTAATACAGGGCAGTTCCAGGAAAATTGATGATGTGACAGGGGAAGTACTGGAACGGACCAGAACTTCCAATGCCAGCGCCACGGATTTGTCAGCTCTTGCAGAAGAACTGTCAGCCACCATACAGCAGGTGGCAAACAATGCGTCGCTAATCAATGCCAGTGCGGAAGAAATGAAACGCGATGTCACGGAAATGGCGGAAGAATGTAATGAAATCAATGAATACTCCATGAAAATGAAAGAACGGGCAGATACCATGGAACATTCTGCTCAGACAAATATGAATACCACCGGAGCAAAAGTAAAGGAAATTCTGGAAGTATTAAATGAAGCCATTAAGGAGAGCAAAAGCGTAGACCAGGTAAACAGCCTGACCAACGATATTCTGGAAATTTCCGCCCAGACCAATCTGCTGGCACTGAATGCCTCCATTGAAGCAGCCAGAGCCGGAGAGGCTGGCAGAGGATTTGGGGTGGTGGCAGATGAAATCCGCCAGCTTGCAGATTCCAGCAGGGAAACGGCAAATCATATTCAGGAAATCAACGGCATAGTCATCCATGCGGTACATAACCTGTCTGAACATGCACAGAATCTGGTAAATTACATGAATGAATCCATTCTGGTGGAATTCCGTGAATTTGTAAATTCCGGCAAGCAGTATAAAAGTGACGCGGATTATATCAAACATAACATGGATGATTTTAACGAAAAGACAGATAAACTGCTGACCGCCATGGTGGAAATTGCTGACTCCATCGCCACCATTACCAGAGCAATTGATGAAGGTGTTACGGGAATCAGCGGAGTGGCAAGGAGCACTCAGGCACTGGTGCAGGATATGGAAACTATTACCAGCCGCATGGACATCAATCAGGAAATTGTGGGAGAATTGCAGAAAGAAACGGATGTCTTTACAAATCTGTAA
- the ilvN gene encoding acetolactate synthase small subunit — METQALSILVENTPNVLSHVSGLFSRRGYNIDSISAGVTADPRFTRITIVSSGDELILEQIEKQLAKLEDVVDIKKLESGSSVCRELILIKIRVKSTERQAVISLAEIFKTKIVDVTNDSMMIELIGSQSKLEAFLELLEGYEILELARTGITGLTRGSSDVKMFD; from the coding sequence ATGGAAACACAGGCATTATCAATTCTGGTTGAGAATACACCCAATGTACTCAGCCATGTATCCGGTTTATTCAGCCGGAGAGGATATAATATAGACAGCATATCTGCCGGGGTAACGGCAGATCCCAGATTTACCAGAATAACCATTGTTTCAAGCGGCGATGAGCTGATACTGGAACAGATAGAAAAGCAACTGGCCAAACTGGAAGATGTGGTGGATATTAAAAAGCTGGAAAGCGGCAGTTCCGTATGCCGGGAGCTGATTCTGATTAAAATCCGTGTAAAAAGCACGGAGCGGCAGGCAGTGATTTCCCTGGCGGAAATTTTCAAGACAAAAATTGTGGACGTAACCAATGATTCCATGATGATTGAACTGATTGGAAGCCAGAGCAAGCTGGAGGCTTTTCTGGAATTGCTGGAAGGATATGAAATCCTGGAACTGGCCAGAACGGGAATCACCGGACTGACAAGAGGTTCTTCGGATGTCAAAATGTTTGACTGA
- a CDS encoding LysR family transcriptional regulator, protein MEQNLSSYRIFYAVANTGNISKAAKELYISQPAISKSIQKLEENIGVKLFERSSRGVLLTPEGELLYTHVKSAFETLTLGEDKLRRSIALGVGNLTIGVSSTLCKYILLPYLKDFIKKYPHINISIACHSTNQTLKLLEDGRLDIGLIGKPEFLKNMNFYPIREIEDIFVATRDYLHNLKTRGVEKPFLLQSSTLLLLDRENMTRQYIDDYFQNSHMLIQDIIEVSNMDLLIEMSKISLGIGCVIRDFVQNELKTGALVEIPLGAAIPRRFVGFAYKKDARISKSLEHFIDFYEGYHLESNKV, encoded by the coding sequence ATGGAACAGAATCTTTCATCTTACCGTATTTTTTATGCTGTTGCCAATACCGGCAATATTTCCAAAGCGGCAAAAGAGCTCTATATCAGCCAGCCGGCTATCAGCAAATCCATACAGAAACTGGAGGAAAATATCGGGGTAAAGCTGTTTGAGCGCAGTTCCAGAGGAGTTCTCCTGACCCCGGAAGGGGAACTTTTGTATACCCATGTAAAATCAGCCTTTGAGACCCTCACTCTGGGAGAAGACAAGTTGCGCCGCTCTATTGCCCTTGGGGTGGGAAATCTGACCATCGGCGTGAGCTCTACCTTATGCAAATATATCCTGCTTCCTTATCTGAAGGATTTTATCAAAAAATATCCTCATATCAATATTTCCATTGCCTGCCATTCCACCAATCAGACGCTGAAACTTCTGGAAGACGGAAGGCTGGACATTGGTCTTATTGGCAAGCCTGAATTTTTGAAAAACATGAATTTCTATCCAATCCGGGAAATCGAAGATATTTTTGTGGCCACCAGAGATTATCTGCACAACCTGAAAACCCGCGGCGTGGAAAAGCCTTTTCTTCTGCAGAGTTCCACCCTTCTGCTTCTGGACAGGGAAAATATGACCCGTCAGTATATTGACGACTATTTTCAGAACAGCCATATGCTGATTCAGGATATAATCGAGGTCTCCAATATGGACCTTCTGATTGAAATGTCCAAAATCAGTCTTGGCATCGGCTGCGTCATCCGGGATTTCGTCCAGAATGAACTGAAAACCGGAGCACTTGTGGAAATTCCCCTTGGCGCTGCCATTCCCAGGAGGTTTGTGGGCTTTGCCTATAAGAAAGACGCCAGAATTTCAAAGTCCCTGGAACATTTTATTGATTTTTATGAAGGCTATCATTTAGAATCGAACAAAGTGTAG
- the leuD gene encoding 3-isopropylmalate dehydratase small subunit yields MKASGTVFKYGDNVDTDVIIPARYLNSSDPKELATHCMEDIDKDFVNKVRQGDLIVADKNFGCGSSREHAPIAIKAAGVSCVIAETFARIFYRNAINIGLPIIECPQAAQGIEAGDEVEVDFDSGIITDKTKGTTFQGQAFPEFMQKIIKAEGLINYINQKA; encoded by the coding sequence ATGAAAGCCAGCGGAACAGTATTTAAATATGGAGACAATGTGGATACGGACGTGATTATTCCGGCAAGATACCTGAATTCTTCAGACCCGAAAGAACTGGCCACCCACTGTATGGAAGACATTGACAAAGACTTTGTAAACAAAGTCCGGCAGGGAGATTTGATTGTGGCAGATAAAAATTTCGGATGCGGTTCTTCCAGAGAACATGCCCCCATTGCCATCAAAGCTGCAGGTGTGAGCTGCGTGATTGCGGAAACATTTGCAAGAATTTTTTATCGGAACGCCATTAATATCGGTCTTCCCATTATTGAATGCCCGCAGGCAGCACAGGGAATTGAAGCGGGAGATGAGGTAGAGGTTGATTTCGACAGCGGAATCATTACCGATAAAACAAAAGGAACTACCTTCCAGGGACAGGCGTTTCCTGAATTTATGCAAAAAATTATCAAAGCGGAAGGGCTGATTAACTACATCAATCAGAAAGCATAG